The Kosakonia sacchari SP1 genome includes a window with the following:
- a CDS encoding flagellar basal body P-ring protein FlgI has product MMKTNFLTRCLALLCCLSALVAGQASAERIRDLTTLQGVRGNSLMGYGLVVGLDGTGDQTMQTPFTTQSLNNMLSQLGITVPAGVNMQLKNVAAVMVTAELPPFARAGQQIDVVVSSMGNAKSLRGGTLLMTPLKGADSQIYALAQGNLLVSGAGAQAGGNRVQVNQLNGARISGGATVEREVPSNFAGQGSLKLQLNEDDFTVAQQISDAINRRFAGAAFAEDARSISLRAPADSAARVRFLAAVQDIPLRVDAGDARIIINSRTGSVVMNRHVSLDSCAVAQGDLTVEVANNTQVNQPNTPLAGGQTVVTQNTQLSVREQNGSLQRVNTSTDLNNVVRALNNLGATPNDLMAILQSMKTAGCLHARLEIN; this is encoded by the coding sequence ATGATGAAAACGAATTTCTTAACCCGCTGCCTGGCGCTGCTGTGCTGTCTGTCTGCGCTGGTGGCCGGGCAGGCCAGCGCGGAGCGGATCCGCGATTTAACTACTCTGCAAGGGGTGCGCGGTAACTCCCTGATGGGCTATGGCCTGGTGGTCGGTCTTGATGGCACCGGTGACCAGACCATGCAGACGCCGTTTACCACCCAGAGCCTGAACAACATGCTCTCGCAACTGGGTATCACCGTACCCGCTGGCGTGAATATGCAGCTCAAAAACGTCGCGGCGGTAATGGTGACGGCGGAACTGCCGCCGTTTGCCCGCGCCGGTCAGCAGATTGACGTGGTGGTTTCCTCCATGGGTAACGCGAAAAGCCTGCGCGGCGGCACGCTGCTGATGACCCCGCTGAAGGGGGCCGATAGCCAGATCTATGCGCTGGCGCAGGGGAACCTGTTGGTTTCCGGCGCAGGCGCGCAGGCCGGTGGTAACCGGGTGCAGGTCAACCAACTCAATGGCGCGCGCATTAGCGGTGGCGCAACAGTTGAACGTGAAGTGCCGTCGAACTTTGCCGGACAAGGCTCGCTCAAGCTCCAGCTTAATGAAGATGATTTCACCGTGGCGCAGCAGATAAGCGATGCCATCAACCGCCGTTTCGCGGGCGCCGCGTTTGCGGAAGATGCTCGCAGCATTAGCCTGCGCGCACCTGCCGACAGCGCCGCGCGTGTGCGTTTCCTTGCGGCAGTGCAGGATATTCCGCTGCGCGTTGATGCGGGCGACGCCCGAATTATCATCAACTCGCGTACCGGATCGGTGGTGATGAACCGCCATGTTTCGCTGGATTCCTGTGCGGTTGCGCAGGGCGATCTGACGGTAGAAGTCGCCAACAACACTCAGGTGAATCAGCCGAATACGCCGCTGGCGGGCGGGCAAACGGTGGTCACGCAGAACACGCAGCTTTCGGTGCGTGAGCAAAACGGTTCTCTGCAACGCGTAAACACCAGCACCGATCTGAACAATGTGGTGCGTGCGTTAAATAACCTTGGCGCAACGCCGAATGATTTGATGGCAATCCTGCAATCGATGAAAACCGCAGGCTGCCTGCATGCGCGTCTGGAGATTAACTGA
- the flgJ gene encoding flagellar assembly peptidoglycan hydrolase FlgJ codes for MIGPAMTQGAAFDAHSLDKLKLAARNDSPDALKAVAKQMEGLFVQMMLKSMRQASFKDGLFNTQQSEMFTSMYDQQLSQNIADKGKMGFADLMVQQLTGKPASTAENVTATREVPLNISPARFISVPLRLQPVDPEEQQAEKTATPQPEIPAVPGGSFISRMMAPAMAVARLSGIPHQLIIAQAALESGWGKREIMTSDGKPSHNLFGVKATADWDGETTEITTTEYEGGVAQKIKDKFKVYSSYAEALEDYTSLISRSPRYKNVVKSESPEIAAKALQSAGYATDPAYAKKLISIIQQVKNNVNQAAEAYSSDFSSLF; via the coding sequence ATGATCGGCCCGGCAATGACGCAGGGGGCGGCGTTTGACGCGCACAGCCTCGATAAACTGAAACTGGCCGCCCGCAACGACTCCCCGGATGCGTTAAAGGCGGTAGCGAAGCAGATGGAAGGGCTATTCGTGCAGATGATGCTCAAGAGCATGCGCCAGGCCTCCTTCAAAGACGGGCTGTTCAATACGCAGCAGTCGGAGATGTTTACCTCGATGTATGACCAGCAGCTGTCGCAGAACATCGCCGATAAAGGAAAAATGGGTTTTGCCGATCTGATGGTGCAACAACTGACCGGCAAACCCGCTTCCACGGCGGAAAATGTCACCGCGACACGTGAAGTGCCGCTTAATATCAGCCCGGCACGCTTTATCAGCGTGCCGCTGCGTTTGCAGCCGGTCGACCCTGAAGAACAGCAGGCTGAAAAAACCGCCACGCCGCAGCCGGAAATACCGGCGGTTCCGGGCGGCAGCTTTATTTCCCGCATGATGGCACCTGCGATGGCGGTCGCGCGTTTAAGCGGTATTCCGCATCAGTTAATTATTGCGCAGGCGGCACTGGAATCCGGTTGGGGTAAACGCGAAATTATGACCAGCGATGGCAAACCGAGTCATAACTTATTTGGCGTGAAAGCCACGGCGGATTGGGATGGCGAAACCACAGAAATTACCACCACGGAATATGAAGGTGGTGTCGCGCAAAAAATAAAAGACAAATTTAAAGTCTATTCCTCTTATGCCGAGGCGCTGGAAGATTATACGTCGTTAATTAGTCGTAGTCCGCGTTATAAAAATGTTGTGAAATCTGAATCGCCGGAAATAGCGGCAAAAGCGTTGCAGTCTGCCGGATATGCAACCGATCCTGCGTATGCGAAAAAATTGATCAGCATCATTCAGCAAGTGAAGAATAACGTCAATCAGGCGGCTGAAGCCTATTCGTCAGATTTTTCTTCATTATTTTAA